One Triticum dicoccoides isolate Atlit2015 ecotype Zavitan chromosome 4B, WEW_v2.0, whole genome shotgun sequence genomic window carries:
- the LOC119291194 gene encoding putative pentatricopeptide repeat-containing protein At3g05240 — protein sequence MARSSGDVVRWTKRISALARGGRAAEAVAEFSRMDAAPNALTLASVLPACARLRSLGLGRAIHGFWLRRGGGPGANPIVDNAVLDVYAKCGALRSARRVFDGMPERDVFAWTAMAWGLARSGSPQDAVAMFRAMLSDGGEAARPNEATLVSVLHAVASTGALACGKLLHSYALKRGLAGEQVVANALVDAYAKCGEARLAFEVFDLLQDKDLVSWATVMRAMAVHGRCREALQLFSMMLRQGVRPDGAVFLSLLYACCHAGQVDQTLHLLGAMGRIYGIVPQREHYTCVLDACGRSGRLDGVGEIFRRMPVECDQQALGAYCSHASASKANGVVAGERFLWKRFLAGEVAAGRDTYVLMSKSLADAGRWDDVCSVRERAAATRIDETAACTWIQV from the coding sequence ATGGCCCGCTCGTCGGGAGACGTGGTGCGGTGGACGAAGCGCATCTCGGCGCTGGCGAGGGGCGGGCGCGCGGCGGAGGCCGTGGCGGAGTTCTCCAGGATGGACGCGGCGCCGAACGCGCTCACGCTGGCGAGCGTCCTCCCGGCGTGCGCCAGGCTGCGGAGCCTCGGCCTGGGGCGGGCCATCCACGGGTTCTGGCTCCGGCGAGGGGGCGGGCCCGGCGCGAACCCGATCGTGGACAACGCCGTGCTGGACGTGTACGCCAAGTGCGGGGCTCTCCGCAGCGCTCGCCGCGTGTTCGACGGAATGCCCGAGCGGGACGTCTTCGCCTGGACCGCGATGGCGTGGGGCCTCGCGAGGAGCGGCAGCCCGCAGGACGCCGTCGCGATGTTCAGGGCGATGTTGTCCGATGGCGGCGAGGCCGCCCGCCCGAACGAGGCCACCTTGGTCAGCGTCCTGCACGCCGTGGCGTCCACCGGCGCTCTGGCATGCGGCAAGCTGCTGCACTCATACGCGCTGAAGCGAGGGCTCGCCGGCGAGCAGGTCGTCGCCAACGCGCTGGTCGACGCCTACGCCAAGTGCGGCGAGGCGCGGCTGGCGTTCGAGGTGTTCGACCTTCTCCAGGACAAGGACCTGGTCTCCTGGGCCACCGTCATGAGGGCCATGGCCGTGCACGGCCGGTGCAGGGAGGCGCTGCAGCTCTTCTCCATGATGCTGCGCCAAGGTGTTCGACCGGACGGCGCCGTGTTCCTGTCGTTGCTCTATGCCTGCTGCCATGCCGGGCAGGTGGACCAGACGCTGCACCTCTTGGGCGCCATGGGAAGGATCTACGGGATCGTGCCGCAGAGGGAGCACTACACGTGCGTGCTCGATGCCTGCGGCCGGTCCGGGCGGCTCGACGGAGTTGGAGAAATCTTTAGGCGAATGCCCGTGGAATGCGATCAGCAGGCGCTTGGAGCTTACTGCTCCCATGCAAGTGCGAGCAAGGCAAACGGCGTTGTTGCCGGCGAGCGGTTCCTCTGGAAGAGGTTTCTCGCCGGAGAAGTGGCCGCCGGACGGGACACGTACGTGCTCATGTCCAAGTCGCTCGCTGACGCAGGGCGATGGGACGACGTTTGTTCTGTCAGGGAGAGGGCTGCTGCAACAAGGATCGACGAGACTGCTGCTTGCACTTGGATTCAAGTGTAG